From Aedes albopictus strain Foshan chromosome 1, AalbF5, whole genome shotgun sequence, one genomic window encodes:
- the LOC109398974 gene encoding calcium-activated chloride channel regulator 2-like translates to MLTSASQYLFSALDSRVYFGEISVVLPAQWPNSCIPYNQTRTSSSGERSDVTIRSHTKAESLIWTDQYAGCGEPGDQIYIDSEVLGRDTIGREFVREWAKYRYGVFDEIGFDKDPVYPRCYINDDHEVKLTGCSDAPVNDHGLCGSPTSPPVPYNISDILDRNARTSIMFAAEAPSVSMFCDEGTHNRYAPSKHNQMCDRRSTLDVILKHPDFVSESPIAVNPSVIINTTPKFSYKTRKSTRYVIIIDETLDMQLRESWSFLRSAIRKWVVYDLPGNTEIGMVLANDTATEKILQISSLHIQENKDLVASFIPYSPSDSRQPACLTCAISDAISMLNERTRISGPANSVILVVAPGMDFSIDYKPLANAARTNKIRITTINYPNVIRRQPLDALAHGTGGSAFSVFECKYNGEKTYLTTYFELTNVLFNIGKQYYEGNTNDLPVEIYRKELVDVIDDSNQISKRTSRTVTGSFMLDSFMGPPANFFVYIHNPENPLITNLKLTSPNGNVYTARSDARSLVKQLMISAVLNETGTWTYTIDRFNGNPQPHYVQVIATPRSKYAPVIQARSWIHQSKTGGPPIIYAEVKKGDLPVISALVEVTVTRPDKVCQAGSGMVHECREKLKLLDTGAGDPDITKGDGVYSRYFNAEEFGGSGAYQFEVTVSDNGNTAYSLSESYGANTPKSARCCGSSIAIPLKQPSTPFQRTLQPMTIFVAPEQLNDENRKLVGRISDLSADVEGMRVRLGWTSPDMGGKTVARYEVKYATTIKDIVDNFDTAAVVWHHDNPLTYSIGDDSTFTMNITHEPHLIGQILYFALRPYSKVTKDAEPGPISNYVRVFVPKPKLTTLYPSSSSSGTESYDPIWNSYDGINKHGDDGMDIIPRIAKTMDLGLELLLPIIAGIILLLALIVVYCYFCVVKKRHDNHDDEQKKPIKPFKSDHKSSSHNVIVTTTGNASSPSSNSTTSSSSSPNHANHQQHIPTSVSYDMNLNDHQTVGIPTIYSIDDDITMSKKRYSSMGLTHPREQQLIEELKQQQHIIDAQSFIVPTNNNNNCAVSIISTASNNTTLTRSYNPNPMIPGGRTLSPYESWSASQLLQDHDPHHPHLPQPTLMDDLVDNNVPQQFYTTQPHSQHDQMSLLNNNHITESTPPVPPLPIYTTSSSGNSTTNYVYGQQSGSNGSVNSVNSNGGMANGGTDTKKRRNVTMV, encoded by the exons ATGCTAACATCTGCCTCCCAGTACCTGTTCTCGGCGCTGGACAGTCGAGTGTACTTTGGCGAAATCTCGGTTGTGCTGCCCGCTCAGTGGCCAAACTCATGCATCCCGTACAATCAGACTCGGACTTCTTCTAGCGGTGAACGATCAGATGTAACGATACGATCGCACACCAAAGCCGAGTCACTCATCTGGACCGATCAGTATGCGGGATGTGGCGAACCAGGTGATCAGATCTACATCGATTCGGAGGTCTTGGGACGGGACACGATCGGACGGGAATTCGTCCGAGAATGGGCCAAGTACCGGTATGGGGTGTTCGATGAAATTGGATTCGACAAAGATCCGGTTTATCCCAGGTGTTACATCAACGATGATCACGAAGTCAAACTGACGGGATGTTCGGACGCTCCGGTGAACGATCATGGGCTGTGCGGTAGTCCCACATCTCCGCCCGTCCCATACAACATCagtgacattctggaccgcaatGCCCGAACAAGTATTATGTTTGCCGCTGAAGCCCCCAGCGTTTCCATGTTCTGCGACGAAGGTACCCACAATCGGTACGCCCCGTCAAAGCACAATCAGATGTGCGATCGTCGAAGCACCCTGGACGTGATCCTCAAACATCCGGACTTCGTTTCCGAAAGTCCCATCGCCGTGAATCCGTCCGTGATCATCAACACAACGCCCAAGTTCAGCTACAAAACCCGCAAGTCAACACGCTACGTCATCATAATCGACGAAACCTTGGACATGCAACTTCGAGAGTCGTGGAGTTTCCTCCGATCAGCTATCCGAAAATGGGTTGTCTACGATCTGCCCGGCAACACCGAGATCGGAATGGTTCTCGCCAACGACACCGCCACCGAGAAGATCCTCCAAATTTCCTCCTTGCATATCCAGGAAAACAAAGACCTCGTCGCATCATTCATACCCTACTCCCCAAGCGACTCTCGTCAACCAGCCTGCCTAACCTGTGCCATCTCCGACGCCATCAGCATGCTCAACGAACGCACCCGCATCAGTGGACCGGCCAACTCGGTAATCCTAGTCGTCGCCCCCGGCATGGACTTCTCAATCGACTACAAACCCCTTGCCAACGCCGCGCGAACGAACAAGATCCGCATCACCACCATCAACTATCCGAACGTTATCCGACGCCAACCCCTTGACGCTCTAGCCCATGGCACCGGTGGATCCGCCTTCTCTGTCTTCGAGTGCAAATACAACGGAGAGAAAACTTACCTTACCACCTATTTCGAGCTAACCAACGTCCTGTTCAACATCGGTAAACAGTACTACGAAGGCAACACGAACGACCTGCCCGTCGAAATCTACCGCAAGGAACTCGTCGACGTCATCGACGACTCCAACCAGATCTCCAAGCGAACCAGCCGCACCGTCACCGGCAGCTTCATGCTGGACTCGTTCATGGGTCCCCCGGCGAACTTCTTCGTGTACATTCACAACCCGGAAAACCCCCTGATCACGAACCTCAAGCTGACCAGCCCGAACGGTAACGTCTACACCGCACGGAGCGACGCCAGATCCCTGGTCAAGCAGCTGATGATCTCGGCCGTACTCAACGAAACCGGCACCTGGACGTACACGATCGATCGCTTCAACGGCAATCCCCAGCCACACTACGTCCAGGTGATCGCCACGCCTCGCTCAAAATACGCTCCGGTGATCCAGGCTCGCTCGTGGATCCACCAGAGTAAAACCGGTGGACCGCCGATCATCTACGCGGAGGTCAAGAAGGGTGACCTGCCGGTGATCTCCGCACTGGTTGAGGTCACGGTGACTCGACCGGACAAGGTTTGTCAGGCTGGCAGCGGAATGGTGCACGAATGTCGCGAGAAGCTGAAACTGCTGGACACCGGTGCCGGTGATCCGGACATTACCAAAGGGGATGGAGTGTACTCGCGGTACTTCAATGCGGAGGAGTTCGGAGGGTCCGGGGCGTACCAGTTCGAGGTGACGGTTAGCGACAACGGGAACACGGCGTACTCGCTGTCCGAGAGCTATGGAG CGAACACACCAAAGTCTGCCAGATGTTGCGGAAGCTCCATAGCGATCCCGTTGAAACAACCGTCGACTCCATTCCAGCGGACTCTACAACCGATGACCATATTTGTTGCTCCAGAACAGCTGAACGATGAGAACCGTAAGCTGGTGGGACGCATCAGTGATCTGAGTGCGGACGTTGAAGGAATGCGTGTTAGACTTGGTTGGACCTCGCCGGATATGGGCGGGAAGACTGTTGCTCGATATGAAGTGAAATACGCCACCACGATCAAGGACATCGTGGACAACTTCGATACGGCAGCTGTGGTGTGGCATCACGACAACCCGTTGACGTATTCGATAGGAGACGACAGCACTTTTACGATGAATATCACTCACGAGCCGCATCTCATTGGGCAGATCTTGTACTTTGCGTTACGGCCTTACTCCAAGGTGACAAAGGACGCTGAACCGGGTCCGATTTCAAACTACGTCCGGGTGTTCGTCCCAAAGCCCAAGCTAACGACTCTGTACCCGTCATCCAGTTCCAGTGGCACGGAAAGTTACGATCCGATATGGAATTCATATGACGGTATCAACAAACATGGTGACGATGGCATGGATATCATTCCCAGAATCGCTAAGACCATGGATCTCGGCCTGGAGCTGCTACTGCCGATAATCGCTGGAATTATCCTGTTGTTAGCACTAATTGTAGTCTACTGTTACTTCTGCGTTGTGAAGAAGCGCCACGACAATCACGACGATGAGCAGAAGAAACCTATTAAACCTTTCAAAAGCGATCACAAGTCGTCCAGCCACAACGTCATCGTAACCACCACTGGAAACGCCTCTTCGCCTTCGTCGAACTCTACTACATCTTCATCGTCCTCTCCGAATCATGCCAACCATCAACAGCACATCCCGACTTCGGTGTCCTACGACATGAACCTGAACGATCACCAAACCGTGGGAATTCCAACGATCTACAGCATCGACGATGACATAACGATGTCCAAGAAGCGCTACAGTTCCATGGGACTAACCCATCCTAGAGAACAGCAGCTCATCGAAGAGCTCAAACAACAACAGCACATCATCGATGCCCAATCCTTCATTGTCCCAACGAACAATAACAACAACTGTGCCGTCAGCATTATCTCCACAGCGTCCAACAACACTACATTGACCCGATCCTACAATCCAAACCCCATGATCCCCGGTGGTCGAACACTCAGTCCGTACGAATCCTGGTCGGCGTCCCAGTTGCTCCAAGACCACGATCCGCACCATCCCCATCTCCCTCAACCCACGCTCATGGACGACCTGGTGGACAACAACGTGCCCCAGCAGTTCTACACCACACAGCCGCACTCGCAGCACGACCAGATGTCCCTCCTGAACAACAACCACATCACCGAGAGCACTCCGCCGGTTCCGCCACTTCCGATCTACACCACGTCCAGCAGTGGGAACTCCACCACCAACTACGTCTACGGGCAGCAGTCCGGCAGCAACGGTTCGGTGAACTCCGTCAACAGCAATGGCGGCATGGCGAACGGCGGTACTGACACCAAGAAGCGACGGAACGTCACTATGGTTTAA